The Yersinia intermedia genome window below encodes:
- the rnhB gene encoding ribonuclease HII: MMDIFIYPQANLIAGVDEVGRGPLVGAVVTAAVILDPKRPIVGLADSKKLSEKRRLSLYDEITDKALSWSLGRAEPEEIDHLNILHATMLAMQRAVAGLHIVPDYVLIDGNRCPKLAMPSLAVVKGDSRVAEISAASILAKVTRDREMTELDLIFPEYGFAQHKGYPTALHLERLVALGATEHHRRSFGPVKRVLGLA, translated from the coding sequence ATGATGGATATTTTTATATACCCGCAGGCGAATTTGATTGCCGGTGTGGATGAAGTCGGCCGTGGCCCATTAGTGGGCGCGGTTGTTACTGCGGCGGTTATTCTCGATCCAAAACGGCCAATTGTCGGTCTGGCGGACTCGAAAAAACTGAGTGAAAAGCGCCGTTTGTCACTTTATGACGAAATTACTGATAAGGCACTGTCATGGAGCCTTGGTCGCGCTGAGCCAGAAGAGATTGATCACCTAAATATATTGCATGCAACAATGCTGGCAATGCAAAGAGCGGTAGCCGGATTGCATATCGTACCCGATTATGTGCTGATTGATGGTAACCGTTGCCCAAAACTGGCAATGCCTTCGCTGGCCGTCGTAAAAGGGGACAGCCGAGTCGCGGAGATCAGTGCCGCATCTATTCTGGCTAAAGTGACCCGTGATCGTGAAATGACTGAACTGGATCTCATTTTCCCCGAATATGGTTTTGCGCAGCACAAAGGGTATCCAACTGCTCTCCATCTAGAGAGATTGGTGGCTTTAGGGGCGACAGAACACCATCGGCGTAGCTTTGGCCCGGTTAAGCGTGTTCTCGGCTTGGCGTAA
- the dnaE gene encoding DNA polymerase III subunit alpha translates to MVEPRFVHLRVHSDYSMIDGLAKIGPLVKRAAALGMPALAITDFTNLCGLVKFYGSAHGAGIKPIIGADFYVQSEILGDELAHLTVLARNNEGYQNLTLLISEAYQRGYGAAGPIIDRDWLIKHKEGLILLSGGRMGDVGKFMLRGNQAQVDQCLEFYQEHFPGSYYLELIRTGRPDEENYLHAAVTLATERGLPVVATNDVRFIAESDFDAHEIRVAIHDGFTLVDPKRPKNYSPQQFMRDEEQMCELFADIPEALINSVEIAKRCNVTIRLGEYFLPQFPTGEMSTEDFLVEKSKQGLEERLEFLFPDPEVRVQKRPEYDERLDIELKVINQMGFPGYFLIVMEFIQWSKDNGVPVGPGRGSGAGSLVAYALKITDLDPLEFDLLFERFLNPERVSMPDFDVDFCMEKRDLVIEHVAEMYGRDAVSQIITFGTMAAKAVIRDVGRVLGHPYGFVDRISKLVPPDPGMTLEKAFAAEPQLPEIYEADEEVRALIDMARKLEGVTRNAGKHAGGVVIAPTKITDFAPLYCDAEGKNPVTQFDKNDVEYAGLVKFDFLGLRTLTIINWALEMINAKRAKTGLEPIDIASIPLEDKKSFDMLQRSETTAVFQLESRGMKDLIKRLKPDCFEDMIALVALFRPGPLQSGMVDNFIDRKHGREALSYPDIEWQHESLKPVLEPTYGIILYQEQVMQIAQVLSGYSLGGADMLRRAMGKKNPAEMAKQRSVFEDGAKNQGVDGELAIKIFDLVEKFAGYGFNKSHSAAYALVSYQTLWLKAHYPAEFMAAVMTADMDNTDKVVGLVDECWRMGLKILPPEINSGLYHFHVNDEGEIVYGIGAIKGVGEAPIEAILEARKEGGHFKDLFDLCARVDTKKLNRRILEKLIMSGAFDRLGPHRAALMSSLGEALKAADQHAKAEAIGQADMFGVLADAPEQVEQSYANVPPWQEQIVLDGERETLGLYLTGHPITQYLKEIERYAGGQRLKDMHPTDRGKMTTAVGLVIAARVMVTKRGNRIGICTLDDRSGRLEVMLFTDALEKYQHLLEKDRILIATGQVSFDDFSGGLKMTARELMDISEAREKYARGLAISLTDRQIDDQLLNRLRQSLEPHRAGTIPVHLYYQREDARARLRFGATWRVTPTDRLLIDLRTLVGNEQVELEFD, encoded by the coding sequence ATGGTCGAACCTCGTTTTGTCCACCTGCGTGTTCACAGCGATTATTCCATGATCGATGGATTAGCCAAGATTGGACCCTTGGTGAAGAGAGCTGCTGCGTTAGGTATGCCCGCTCTGGCCATTACTGACTTTACTAACCTTTGTGGTTTGGTGAAATTCTACGGTAGCGCCCACGGTGCTGGGATTAAACCCATCATTGGCGCAGATTTCTACGTGCAAAGTGAAATCTTGGGTGATGAGTTGGCTCACCTCACCGTGTTGGCACGCAATAATGAAGGTTACCAAAACCTCACCTTATTGATCTCCGAAGCTTACCAGCGTGGTTATGGCGCTGCTGGCCCGATCATTGATCGCGATTGGCTTATCAAGCATAAAGAAGGGTTGATTCTGCTATCCGGTGGCCGGATGGGGGATGTCGGCAAGTTTATGCTGCGCGGTAATCAGGCTCAGGTTGACCAGTGCCTTGAATTTTATCAAGAGCACTTCCCTGGCAGTTACTATTTGGAGCTAATCCGTACCGGTCGGCCAGATGAAGAGAACTATCTTCATGCGGCAGTCACTTTAGCGACTGAGCGCGGATTACCCGTTGTTGCGACCAATGATGTGCGTTTTATCGCTGAGTCTGACTTTGACGCTCATGAGATCCGCGTTGCTATTCACGATGGATTTACATTGGTCGATCCTAAGCGGCCTAAAAATTATAGCCCGCAACAGTTTATGCGCGATGAAGAACAGATGTGTGAGCTGTTTGCGGATATTCCTGAAGCGTTGATCAATAGTGTTGAAATAGCCAAACGTTGTAACGTTACCATCCGCCTTGGAGAATATTTTTTACCGCAGTTCCCTACCGGTGAGATGAGCACGGAAGATTTTCTGGTAGAAAAATCTAAGCAAGGTTTGGAGGAACGCCTGGAGTTTCTCTTCCCCGATCCTGAAGTACGGGTGCAAAAACGGCCAGAATATGACGAGCGGCTCGATATTGAGCTGAAAGTTATCAACCAGATGGGTTTCCCTGGTTACTTCTTGATAGTAATGGAGTTTATCCAGTGGTCGAAAGATAATGGTGTTCCGGTAGGGCCAGGGCGAGGCTCAGGTGCGGGTTCTCTGGTGGCTTATGCGCTGAAAATTACCGATCTGGATCCGCTGGAATTTGACCTGCTGTTCGAACGTTTCCTTAACCCCGAACGTGTATCAATGCCTGACTTCGACGTTGACTTCTGTATGGAGAAACGCGATCTGGTGATTGAACATGTGGCCGAAATGTATGGCCGCGATGCTGTTTCTCAGATTATTACCTTCGGTACTATGGCTGCCAAAGCGGTTATCCGCGATGTGGGCCGCGTTTTGGGCCACCCTTATGGCTTTGTTGACCGAATCTCAAAATTGGTACCGCCTGATCCAGGAATGACGCTGGAAAAGGCGTTTGCCGCTGAGCCGCAACTGCCTGAAATTTATGAGGCAGATGAAGAGGTTAGGGCGCTGATTGATATGGCGCGTAAGCTGGAAGGGGTAACGCGTAACGCTGGGAAACACGCCGGTGGGGTGGTTATCGCGCCGACCAAAATTACTGATTTTGCGCCGCTCTATTGTGATGCGGAAGGCAAAAACCCGGTTACTCAGTTCGATAAAAATGATGTGGAATATGCCGGTCTGGTGAAGTTTGACTTCCTCGGTTTGCGTACGCTAACTATCATTAATTGGGCGCTGGAGATGATCAATGCCAAGCGCGCCAAAACTGGGCTAGAACCGATAGATATCGCCTCTATTCCGCTGGAAGATAAGAAAAGCTTCGATATGCTGCAACGTTCGGAAACGACGGCAGTATTCCAGCTCGAATCCAGAGGAATGAAGGATTTGATCAAGCGGCTGAAGCCTGACTGCTTCGAGGATATGATAGCATTGGTGGCATTATTCCGCCCCGGTCCGCTGCAATCAGGGATGGTAGATAACTTTATTGACCGTAAACATGGCCGTGAAGCACTGTCTTACCCTGATATCGAATGGCAACATGAGTCCCTGAAACCGGTACTGGAGCCGACTTACGGCATCATCCTGTATCAGGAACAGGTGATGCAGATTGCGCAGGTTCTGTCTGGTTACTCCCTTGGCGGCGCGGATATGTTGCGCCGCGCTATGGGTAAGAAAAACCCGGCAGAGATGGCTAAACAGCGCTCGGTATTCGAAGATGGTGCAAAAAATCAGGGCGTTGACGGTGAATTGGCAATTAAAATCTTTGACCTGGTAGAGAAGTTTGCCGGTTATGGTTTTAACAAATCTCACTCCGCCGCTTATGCTTTGGTGTCTTACCAGACATTGTGGTTAAAAGCACACTATCCGGCTGAATTTATGGCTGCGGTAATGACCGCCGATATGGATAACACCGATAAAGTCGTTGGTCTGGTTGATGAATGCTGGCGTATGGGGCTGAAAATTCTGCCGCCGGAAATTAACAGTGGCCTGTATCATTTCCATGTAAATGATGAAGGCGAAATTGTTTACGGGATTGGTGCCATCAAGGGCGTTGGTGAAGCGCCGATTGAGGCGATTCTGGAGGCGCGTAAAGAGGGCGGCCACTTCAAAGATTTGTTTGATTTATGTGCGCGCGTCGATACGAAAAAACTGAACCGGCGGATCTTAGAAAAGTTGATCATGTCGGGTGCTTTTGACCGTTTGGGGCCGCACCGTGCCGCGTTAATGAGTTCATTAGGCGAAGCGTTGAAAGCCGCAGACCAACATGCGAAGGCTGAGGCCATCGGTCAGGCAGATATGTTTGGCGTATTGGCTGATGCACCTGAGCAGGTTGAGCAATCTTATGCTAATGTGCCGCCGTGGCAGGAACAAATTGTTTTAGACGGTGAGCGGGAAACGCTGGGGTTATACCTAACCGGCCACCCGATTACCCAATATCTAAAGGAAATAGAACGTTATGCCGGCGGGCAGCGTTTGAAAGATATGCATCCGACGGATCGGGGCAAAATGACCACTGCGGTAGGGCTGGTAATCGCTGCAAGGGTTATGGTAACAAAACGCGGGAATCGCATTGGTATTTGTACTTTGGATGACCGCTCCGGGCGTCTGGAGGTGATGCTATTCACCGATGCATTGGAAAAATATCAGCATTTATTGGAAAAAGACCGTATCCTGATAGCTACTGGACAGGTCAGCTTTGATGACTTTAGTGGCGGGCTTAAAATGACCGCCCGTGAGTTAATGGACATCAGTGAAGCTCGTGAAAAATATGCCCGTGGGCTTGCTATATCGCTGACCGACAGGCAAATTGATGACCAGCTTTTGAACCGTCTCCGTCAGTCGTTGGAACCCCATCGAGCGGGGACGATCCCAGTGCATCTTTATTACCAACGGGAAGATGCTCGCGCCCGGCTGCGGTTTGGAGCCACATGGCGCGTGACGCCCACCGATCGCTTATTGATAGATTTGCGAACGCTGGTAGGTAATGAACAGGTGGAACTGGAATTTGACTAA
- the accA gene encoding acetyl-CoA carboxylase carboxyl transferase subunit alpha — protein MSLNFLDFEQPIAELEAKIDSLTAVSRQDEKLDINLDEEVQRLREKSLELTRKIFSDLGAWQIAQLARHPRRPYTLDYIANIFTDFEELAGDRAYADDKAIVGGIARLEGRPVMIIGHQKGRETKEKIRRNFGMPAPEGYRKALRLMEMAERFKLPIITFIDTPGAYPGVGAEERGQSEAIARNLREMSRLNVPIVCTVIGEGGSGGALAIGVGDKVNMLQYSTYSVISPEGCASILWKSADKAPLAAEAMGITAHRLKELKMIDSVIPEPLGGAHRDYIAIAASLKAQLLADLSDLDVLNDEELLNRRYQRLMNYGYC, from the coding sequence ATGAGTCTGAATTTTCTTGATTTTGAACAGCCGATTGCAGAGCTGGAAGCGAAAATTGACTCGCTGACTGCAGTCAGCCGTCAAGACGAAAAATTAGATATTAATCTGGATGAAGAGGTCCAGCGTCTGCGAGAGAAAAGTCTTGAGCTGACGCGTAAAATTTTCTCGGACCTTGGCGCATGGCAGATTGCCCAACTGGCACGCCACCCTCGTCGTCCTTATACCCTGGATTATATCGCTAATATCTTTACTGATTTCGAAGAACTGGCGGGTGATCGCGCATATGCCGACGACAAAGCTATTGTCGGTGGTATTGCTCGTCTGGAAGGTCGCCCGGTGATGATCATTGGTCATCAAAAAGGCCGCGAAACCAAAGAGAAAATTCGTCGTAACTTTGGTATGCCGGCACCAGAAGGTTATCGTAAGGCACTGCGTCTGATGGAGATGGCTGAGCGCTTTAAGCTGCCAATCATTACTTTCATTGATACACCTGGGGCGTATCCCGGTGTTGGTGCAGAAGAGCGTGGCCAGTCTGAAGCCATCGCACGTAACCTGCGCGAGATGTCACGTCTGAATGTACCTATTGTTTGTACCGTCATTGGTGAAGGTGGTTCAGGCGGTGCATTAGCCATTGGTGTTGGCGATAAAGTGAATATGCTGCAATACAGCACCTATTCCGTTATCTCCCCAGAGGGTTGCGCTTCTATTCTGTGGAAAAGTGCCGATAAAGCACCATTAGCCGCAGAAGCTATGGGTATCACGGCTCATCGTCTGAAAGAATTAAAGATGATTGACTCGGTTATCCCTGAACCTTTAGGCGGCGCACACCGTGATTACATCGCTATTGCTGCTTCTTTGAAGGCGCAATTGTTGGCTGATCTTAGTGATCTGGATGTTTTGAATGACGAAGAGTTATTGAATCGTCGTTATCAGCGTCTGATGAATTACGGCTATTGCTGA